A window from Terriglobia bacterium encodes these proteins:
- a CDS encoding ankyrin repeat domain-containing protein, whose amino-acid sequence MKRTPIILCLLCFLWLIPSFAQQKTADGSTPLLYAVYDENTAEVRRLLKAGADVSQANSYGASPMGLAAEAGNVDIIKLLLDAGADADSPNPDGQTALLAVARTGNVAAAELLVKHGAKVDAKEKWGGQTALMWASARRHPEMMQFLISKGADINAQSIDRDYQRHVTAEGRPKNLDSGGFTPLLYAARENCLACVRVLVDHKADINLPDPDGVSPLLLAIMNANWDLAKQLIEAGANIDQWDMFGESPLFTAIGNHSQVSGGHGSIDPLNETTGIAIVKMLLDHGANPNMQLFFKPANVRGATNVRGTTPLIRAANNADLEVVKLLLAHGADASLITADRQTAIMATLAGRAPEKQALEIINVLHDAGADVNVVALINHREDSRGGSALHYAVRKRYKEVIKKLAEWGIDMNAKDQDGLTALDYAQSRGFMAFMALQTPQYKEEAALLRQLGATVELKRNPDWPVLGPPQGIDLDLWPVGEPAVHDPVYTHVPVSN is encoded by the coding sequence ATGAAGAGAACGCCAATCATTTTGTGCCTTTTGTGCTTTTTGTGGCTGATCCCCTCGTTCGCACAGCAGAAGACCGCCGACGGCAGCACGCCACTGCTTTATGCGGTCTACGACGAAAACACCGCTGAAGTGCGGCGGCTGCTCAAAGCCGGCGCGGACGTGTCCCAGGCGAACAGTTATGGTGCGAGCCCGATGGGACTTGCAGCCGAAGCCGGTAATGTGGACATCATCAAGCTGCTGCTGGATGCCGGCGCCGATGCCGATTCGCCCAATCCTGACGGCCAGACCGCGCTGCTCGCCGTTGCCAGAACCGGGAACGTGGCTGCAGCGGAGTTGCTGGTCAAGCACGGCGCCAAAGTCGATGCCAAAGAGAAATGGGGAGGACAGACCGCGCTGATGTGGGCGTCGGCGCGCCGCCATCCGGAGATGATGCAGTTCCTGATCTCCAAAGGCGCCGACATCAATGCCCAGTCGATCGATCGCGACTATCAGCGCCATGTGACGGCCGAGGGCCGTCCCAAGAACCTGGACTCCGGCGGATTCACGCCTCTGCTCTATGCCGCGCGCGAGAACTGCCTTGCCTGCGTGAGAGTCCTCGTCGATCACAAAGCGGACATCAACCTCCCGGATCCCGATGGCGTTTCGCCGCTGCTGCTGGCGATCATGAATGCAAACTGGGACCTGGCGAAGCAGCTGATCGAAGCCGGCGCCAATATCGATCAATGGGATATGTTCGGAGAGTCGCCTCTGTTCACGGCGATCGGGAACCACAGTCAGGTGTCCGGAGGACACGGCTCGATCGATCCTTTGAATGAGACCACCGGCATCGCCATCGTCAAAATGTTGCTCGACCACGGCGCGAATCCCAACATGCAGCTTTTCTTCAAGCCGGCGAATGTCAGAGGTGCGACCAATGTCCGCGGGACGACGCCGCTGATCCGTGCGGCGAACAACGCCGACCTCGAGGTCGTCAAACTGCTGCTGGCGCACGGCGCGGATGCCAGCCTGATCACGGCCGACCGCCAGACCGCAATCATGGCAACGCTGGCAGGCCGAGCGCCGGAGAAACAGGCCCTTGAGATCATCAATGTGCTTCACGATGCCGGCGCCGACGTCAATGTCGTCGCCCTGATCAACCATCGCGAGGATAGCCGGGGCGGCTCGGCTCTGCACTACGCCGTCCGCAAACGCTACAAAGAAGTCATCAAGAAGCTCGCCGAGTGGGGCATCGACATGAATGCCAAAGACCAGGACGGGCTCACCGCGCTCGACTATGCGCAGTCCCGCGGTTTTATGGCTTTCATGGCCCTCCAGACTCCACAATACAAGGAAGAGGCGGCGCTCCTGCGCCAGCTTGGCGCGACGGTTGAACTCAAACGAAACCCCGACTGGCCGGTCCTGGGTCCGCCCCAAGGCATCGACCTCGACCTCTGGCCCGTAGGAGAACCGGCAGTACATGACCCCGTCTATACGCACGTACCCGTCAGTAACTAA
- a CDS encoding MBL fold metallo-hydrolase, with product MGPQISVTDLGGLFLFQGAGCNVVAMHGEDGALMIDGGLAANADALLKSVKERTGNSRINTLINTHWHPAQTGANEAVGRDGGVIIAQEKTAMYLSNTVMTSVAFEGRLAPLPKVARPTKTIRQDLSLQFAGQQVDCAYLPSAHTDGDLYIHFPEKNLLVAGGVASGERWPLLDYRNGAWFGGRVRAFERLAKLVRPDTRVIPAEGRLITGADIARVNDIYQKLNIEMFAYMNMGLGPEDVAARNPLKQYQAEFGDASAFLYGAYRSMLIAYVPD from the coding sequence GTGGGCCCGCAAATTTCCGTCACAGACCTCGGCGGCCTCTTCCTCTTCCAGGGCGCCGGTTGCAACGTCGTCGCGATGCACGGTGAAGACGGCGCCCTGATGATCGATGGGGGACTCGCAGCCAATGCGGATGCGTTGCTGAAATCCGTGAAGGAACGAACCGGCAACAGCCGCATAAACACACTCATCAACACGCACTGGCATCCGGCGCAGACCGGAGCGAACGAAGCCGTCGGCCGCGACGGCGGCGTCATCATCGCCCAGGAAAAGACGGCGATGTACTTGAGCAACACGGTAATGACTTCCGTGGCGTTCGAGGGAAGGTTGGCGCCACTACCCAAAGTGGCGCGGCCGACCAAGACCATCCGCCAGGACCTTTCGCTCCAGTTTGCCGGGCAGCAGGTCGACTGCGCCTACCTGCCTTCGGCACATACGGATGGAGACCTTTATATACACTTCCCGGAAAAGAACCTGCTGGTCGCCGGCGGCGTGGCCTCCGGGGAGCGATGGCCCCTTCTGGATTACCGCAACGGCGCCTGGTTCGGCGGACGGGTGCGCGCCTTCGAAAGGCTTGCGAAACTGGTTCGTCCTGACACCCGCGTGATACCAGCCGAGGGACGACTGATTACAGGCGCCGACATCGCGCGTGTGAACGATATTTATCAGAAACTGAATATCGAAATGTTCGCCTACATGAACATGGGACTCGGCCCCGAGGACGTCGCGGCGCGAAACCCGCTCAAACAATACCAGGCGGAATTCGGCGACGCTTCCGCGTTCCTTTACGGCGCCTACCGCAGCATGCTCATTGCCTACGTGCCCGACTGA
- a CDS encoding CAAX prenyl protease-related protein: protein MQNDSVVAFVLPFALYLIFLGLRIPLHADAKLEYSIRICVVSAAILVLWRKKGSWRPNLPLSSIVLGVGVFAIWIMPDLVWVGYRSHWLFQNSLMGRAESSQPQNFYADWWFLSLRVFGSIVVVPIIEELFWRGWLMRYIIDGDFQKVPIGTFRPFAFIVTALLFASEHGAFWDVGLAAGLAYNWWIVRSRNLTDCIIAHSVTNACLAAYVIGFHQWQYWL, encoded by the coding sequence GGGCTGCGAATTCCGCTCCACGCGGATGCAAAGCTGGAGTACTCGATACGGATTTGTGTTGTTTCCGCGGCAATCCTGGTTCTGTGGAGAAAAAAAGGCTCGTGGCGGCCAAACCTGCCGCTGTCGAGCATCGTGCTCGGAGTTGGAGTATTCGCGATCTGGATAATGCCGGATCTGGTCTGGGTTGGATACAGGAGTCACTGGCTCTTCCAGAACAGCCTGATGGGGAGGGCGGAAAGTTCCCAGCCACAGAATTTTTACGCGGACTGGTGGTTCTTGAGCCTTCGCGTCTTCGGTTCCATCGTCGTTGTGCCGATTATCGAAGAGCTGTTCTGGCGCGGCTGGCTGATGCGTTACATCATCGACGGAGACTTCCAGAAAGTACCTATAGGAACCTTCAGGCCCTTCGCCTTCATTGTAACGGCGCTGCTTTTCGCCTCCGAACACGGTGCTTTCTGGGACGTCGGGCTTGCAGCCGGCCTCGCCTACAATTGGTGGATTGTCCGAAGCCGCAACCTGACGGACTGCATCATCGCGCACAGCGTTACCAACGCCTGCCTCGCCGCGTATGTGATCGGGTTCCATCAATGGCAGTATTGGCTGTGA